Proteins encoded by one window of Nasonia vitripennis strain AsymCx chromosome 2 unlocalized genomic scaffold, Nvit_psr_1.1 chr2_random0003, whole genome shotgun sequence:
- the LOC107981521 gene encoding uncharacterized protein LOC107981521, whose protein sequence is MLLKFSIANTLSMTGISNLFKLINLVCGSAVVPQTRYKIDKLFDDDIITLHGVCPACTNYIGTFQDFNYVVNCANCDKPVNMSNPSSQCYFAIFDPSNAIQDYIETNENYYDYVVKEREHEKNHIKDIYDGVLYRKFVQSLKDSDRHSYATVIFNTDGAPVFESSTYSIWPIYLILNEIPIQSRMKSAITAGLWFGKDKPIMSVFLDAFVNMINDLSTVGVGIPCMIKNERRNLKIFALVASVDTVARAPMNGSSQFNARYGCDWCTHKGQYFQGSMRYPFRIPLPKNRDHDTTIKHAAEAVETGKRVFGIVTASPLLNLKKFDIIEGFTPDYMHCYVAGVAKQFTTYILRHLRKADIQYINQLLEAIRAPHQIGRLTRSLKNRKYWKAREYENWLLYYSIPVLSAVLDNARILKHWALLVDALHICLGTNITYTELNRANEMLHEFVSKAEDLYSLTSLTYNVHQLLHLPTSVYNWGPLYSHSTYPFESANCKLLQAIHCAKGVILQIARYDKIQRAIQMLSNSIYPTCHESVVQYCENVKTPLGKNIYKISSINYLGKGKSANNETLEKFGISKDARVFHKIIYKGCLFMTSKKKKMLDHAITLHNLTLGNT, encoded by the coding sequence atgttattgaaattttcaatagcAAACACCTTATCAATGACAGGTATTTCtaatttgtttaaactaaTTAATCTAGTATGTGGCAGCGCTGTAGTACCTCAAACTCGATATAAAATTGACAAATTGTTTGATGATGACATTATTACACTACATGGGGTATGTCCTGCATGTACAAATTATATTGGAACATTTCAAGATTTTAATTATGTAGTAAATTGTGCAAATTGTGACAAACCTGTAAATATGTCAAATCCATCAAGTCAGTGTTATTTTGCTATATTTGATCCGTCAAATGCAATACAGGATTATATAGAAactaatgaaaattattatgattatgttgtaaaagaaagagagcatgaaaaaaatcatataaaagATATATACGATGGTGTGCTGTATAGaaaatttgttcaaagtttGAAAGATTCTGATCGCCACTCGTATGCTACAGTAATATTTAACACAGACGGAGCACCAGTTTTCGAATCGTCTACTTATTCTATATGGCCTATATATTTGATTCTTAATGAGATTCCTATACAGAGCAGAATGAAAAGTGCGATCACTGCTGGACTATGGTTTGGCAAAGATAAACCAATAATGAGCGTTTTCTTGGATGCATTCGTAAATATGATAAATGATTTATCAACAGTGGGTGTGGGTATACCCTgtatgataaaaaatgaacgaCGTAACCTGAAAATTTTTGCATTGGTTGCTTCTGTGGATACTGTAGCTAGAGCACCAATGAATGGATCAAGTCAATTTAATGCAAGATATGGTTGTGATTGGTGTACACATAAAGGGCAATATTTTCAAGGAAGCATGCGATATCCTTTTCGGATTCCATTACCAAAAAATAGAGATCATGATACTACAATCAAACATGCAGCAGAGGCAGTTGAAACAGGTAAACGTGTTTTTGGAATCGTAACTGCTTCTCCTCTTTTAAATCTGAAGAAGTTTGATATTATAGAAGGTTTTACGCCTGACTACATGCACTGCTATGTAGCAGGTGTTGCAAAACAATTTACTACATATATATTGAGACATTTAAGAAAAGCCGATATCCAGTATATTAATCAGTTACTTGAAGCAATCCGTGCTCCTCACCAAATAGGTCGATTAACAAGATCtctaaaaaatagaaaatactGGAAAGCTCGAGAATATGAAAACTGGCTTTTGTACTATAGTATTCCTGTTTTAAGTGCAGTTTTGGATAATGCAAGGATTTTAAAACACTGGGCTCTTTTAGTAGATGCTTTACACATATGCTTAGGAACAAATATTACGTATACTGAATTGAATCGAGCGAATGAAATGCTACATGAATTTGTATCGAAAGCCGAAGATCTGTACTCTTTAACTTCATTAACATATAATGTACACCAGTTACTTCATTTGCCTACGAGTGTGTACAATTGGGGGCCATTGTATTCACATTCGACATATCCTTTTGAATCAGCAAATTGTAAATTGCTGCAGGCCATTCATTGTGCTAAGGGTGTTATCTTACAAATAGCAAGATATGACAAAATTCAAAGAGCAATACAAATGTTGTCTAACAGTATTTATCCTACTTGTCATGAAAGTGTTGTACAATATTGTGAAAACGTTAAAACTCCATTgggaaagaatatatataaaatatctaGCATTAATTATTTAGGTAAAGGAAAAAGTGCCAATAACGAAACACTTGAGAAATTTGGTATATCAAAAGATGCACGAGTTTttcacaaaattatttataaaggATGTTTGTTTATgacttcaaaaaaaaaaaaaatgctcgaTCATGCAATTACTTTGCACAACTTGACACTGGGGAATacgtag